A single Comamonas sp. NLF-1-9 DNA region contains:
- the leuB gene encoding 3-isopropylmalate dehydrogenase: protein MKIAILPGDGIGPEIVAEAVKVLKALGLSFEMQSAPVGGAAYEAAGHPLPPATLELAQSADAILFGAVGDWKYDKLERALRPEQAILGLRKALGLFANFRPAICHEQLVGASSLKPELVAGLDILIVRELTGDIYFGQPRGRRKAPDGAFAGADEAFDTMRYTRPEIERIARVAFDAARQRKRRVTSVDKANVLETFQFWKDVVSEVHQDYPDVQLEHMYVDNAAMQLVKEPKKFDVIVTGNMFGDILSDEASMLTGSIGMLPSASLNDKKQGLYEPSHGSAPDIAGKGLANPLATILSAAMMLRFSLGQSQAAERIEAAVGRVLAQGLRTPDIWSEGTTSVSTAEMGDAVVRALV, encoded by the coding sequence ATGAAAATTGCCATTCTTCCGGGCGACGGCATAGGCCCCGAAATCGTTGCCGAAGCGGTCAAGGTGCTGAAGGCCCTGGGCCTGAGCTTCGAGATGCAGAGCGCGCCCGTGGGCGGCGCAGCCTATGAAGCCGCAGGGCACCCGCTGCCGCCTGCGACGCTGGAGCTGGCGCAGTCGGCCGACGCCATCCTGTTCGGCGCGGTGGGCGACTGGAAGTACGACAAGCTGGAGCGCGCGCTGCGCCCCGAGCAGGCCATCCTCGGCCTGCGCAAGGCGCTCGGCCTGTTTGCCAACTTCCGACCGGCGATCTGCCACGAGCAGCTGGTCGGCGCCTCCAGCCTCAAGCCCGAGCTGGTGGCGGGCCTGGACATCCTCATCGTGCGCGAGCTGACCGGCGACATCTACTTCGGCCAGCCGCGCGGCCGGCGCAAGGCGCCCGACGGCGCGTTTGCCGGCGCCGACGAAGCCTTTGACACCATGCGCTACACCCGCCCCGAGATCGAGCGCATCGCGCGCGTGGCCTTCGACGCCGCGCGCCAGCGCAAGCGGCGCGTAACCAGCGTGGACAAGGCAAATGTGCTCGAGACCTTCCAGTTCTGGAAGGACGTGGTCAGCGAGGTGCACCAGGACTACCCCGACGTGCAGCTCGAGCACATGTACGTGGACAACGCCGCGATGCAGCTCGTCAAGGAGCCCAAGAAGTTCGACGTGATCGTCACCGGCAACATGTTCGGCGACATCCTTTCGGACGAAGCCTCGATGCTCACCGGCTCCATCGGCATGCTGCCTTCGGCCAGCCTGAACGACAAGAAGCAGGGCTTGTACGAACCCAGCCACGGCAGCGCGCCGGACATCGCCGGCAAGGGCCTGGCCAATCCGCTGGCAACGATTCTTTCGGCCGCGATGATGCTGCGCTTCTCGCTCGGCCAGAGCCAGGCGGCCGAGCGCATCGAAGCGGCCGTCGGCCGGGTGCTGGCCCAGGGCTTGCGCACGCCCGACATCTGGAGCGAAGGCACGACCAGCGTCAGCACCGCCGAGATGGGCGACGCGGTGGTGCGCGCCCTCGTCTGA
- a CDS encoding alpha/beta fold hydrolase produces the protein MYRERQSAQTLTRSLRGNPCHLRCWGPDTSPLPPLVLLHGWMDVGASWQFVVDAFSEALSGQRRIIAPDWRGFGLSMPASAVDCYHFSDYLADLDALLHELAGEAAIDLVGHSMGGNLAMMYAGVRPARIRRLVNLEGFGLPATDPAEAPARYAQWLDELQRLRQGEIHLKSYDSADKVAARLMRTNPRLGADKAAWLAQHWARQGADGRWHVLGDAAHKVVSAQLYRVDEALALYAAITAPVLCIESEQDSPALWFKGRFTLREHHQRLTHVRQLQTATVQDAGHMLHHDQPAVVARLIEDFLGA, from the coding sequence ATGTACCGTGAACGCCAGTCTGCCCAAACGCTAACCCGGAGCCTGCGCGGCAACCCCTGCCATCTGCGCTGCTGGGGCCCCGACACCAGTCCCCTGCCGCCGCTGGTACTGCTGCACGGCTGGATGGATGTGGGGGCGTCCTGGCAGTTCGTGGTGGATGCGTTCAGCGAAGCCTTGAGCGGGCAGCGGCGCATCATCGCGCCCGACTGGCGGGGCTTTGGCCTGTCCATGCCGGCGAGCGCGGTGGATTGCTACCACTTCAGCGATTACCTGGCCGATCTGGATGCCTTGCTGCATGAGCTTGCGGGTGAAGCGGCGATTGACCTCGTCGGGCACAGCATGGGCGGCAATCTTGCGATGATGTATGCCGGCGTGCGCCCGGCGCGCATCCGCCGCCTGGTCAACCTGGAAGGCTTTGGTCTGCCCGCCACCGACCCGGCCGAGGCACCGGCGCGCTACGCGCAGTGGCTGGACGAACTGCAGCGCCTGCGCCAGGGAGAAATCCACCTCAAGAGCTACGACAGCGCAGACAAAGTGGCTGCGCGCCTGATGCGCACCAACCCGCGCTTGGGCGCGGACAAGGCCGCGTGGCTCGCGCAGCACTGGGCCCGCCAGGGCGCGGACGGGCGCTGGCACGTTCTGGGCGACGCCGCGCACAAGGTCGTGAGCGCCCAGCTCTACCGCGTGGATGAGGCGCTGGCGCTGTACGCTGCCATTACCGCGCCGGTACTGTGCATCGAATCCGAGCAAGACAGCCCGGCCCTGTGGTTCAAGGGGCGCTTCACCCTGCGGGAGCACCATCAACGCCTGACCCATGTGCGCCAGCTGCAAACCGCCACGGTGCAAGACGCCGGCCACATGCTGCACCACGACCAGCCCGCGGTAGTGGCCCGCCTGATCGAGGATTTTCTCGGCGCCTGA
- the prfB gene encoding peptide chain release factor 2 (programmed frameshift), giving the protein MEAEQINLIGNTLEDLGERTEALRRYLDYDAKHERLRTVNAALEDPNVWNDPKKAQELGKEKKLLDGVVLTLQKLTQEIADNTELYEMSRDEDDEAGLAAIEAEVDKLKPLIEELEFRRMFSKEADPLNCYIDIQAGAGGTEACDWAGMLLRQYLKYAERKGFKATVDEETPGDVAGIKSATIHMEGEYAYGLLRTETGVHRLVRKSPFDSSGGRHTSFASLFVYPEIDDSIHIDINPADVRTDTYRASGAGGQHINKTDSAVRLTHIPTGIVVQCQDGRSQHSNRDVAWQRLRSRLYEHEMQKRMVEQQALEDTKSDVGWGHQIRSYVLDNSRIKDLRTNVEVSATQKVLDGDLDVFIEASLKQGV; this is encoded by the exons ATGGAAGCAGAACAAATCAACCTCATCGGCAACACCCTCGAAGACCTCGGCGAGCGCACCGAGGCCTTGCGGAGGTATCTT GACTACGATGCCAAGCATGAGCGCCTGAGAACCGTCAACGCCGCGCTCGAAGACCCGAACGTCTGGAACGACCCGAAAAAAGCCCAAGAGCTGGGCAAGGAAAAAAAGCTGCTCGACGGCGTGGTGCTCACGCTGCAAAAGCTCACCCAGGAAATCGCCGACAACACCGAGCTCTATGAAATGAGCCGGGACGAGGACGACGAAGCCGGCCTGGCCGCGATCGAAGCCGAGGTCGACAAGCTCAAGCCCCTGATCGAAGAGCTGGAGTTCCGCCGCATGTTCAGCAAGGAGGCGGACCCGCTCAATTGCTACATCGACATCCAGGCCGGCGCCGGCGGCACCGAAGCCTGCGACTGGGCCGGCATGCTGCTGCGCCAGTACCTGAAGTACGCGGAAAGAAAAGGCTTCAAGGCCACGGTGGATGAAGAAACCCCGGGCGACGTCGCCGGCATCAAGAGCGCCACCATCCACATGGAGGGTGAATACGCCTACGGCCTGCTGCGCACCGAAACCGGCGTGCACCGCCTGGTACGCAAAAGCCCCTTTGACAGCTCGGGCGGACGCCACACCTCGTTCGCCTCGCTCTTCGTCTATCCCGAGATCGACGACTCCATCCACATCGACATCAACCCCGCCGACGTGCGTACCGACACCTACCGCGCCAGCGGCGCGGGCGGCCAGCACATCAACAAGACCGATTCGGCGGTGCGCCTCACCCACATCCCCACGGGCATCGTGGTGCAGTGCCAGGACGGGCGCAGCCAGCACAGCAACCGCGACGTGGCCTGGCAGCGCCTGCGCTCGCGCCTGTATGAGCACGAAATGCAAAAACGCATGGTCGAGCAGCAGGCGCTGGAGGACACCAAGAGCGACGTCGGCTGGGGCCATCAGATACGCTCCTACGTGCTGGACAACAGCCGCATCAAGGACTTGCGCACCAACGTCGAAGTCTCGGCCACGCAAAAAGTGCTCGACGGCGACCTCGACGTGTTCATCGAAGCCTCGCTCAAGCAAGGCGTTTAA